The following proteins come from a genomic window of Paramicrobacterium humi:
- the rplQ gene encoding 50S ribosomal protein L17: MPKPTKGPRLGGGPAHERLLLANQAAALFTHKRITTTETKAKRLRPVAERLITFAKRGDLHSRRRVLSSIGDKTVVHELFTEIAPLVAEREGGYTRITKIGNRKGDNAPMAVIELVLEPVTPKVKKSSTKTAAKPVEEAPAETTEAPAEETAQTEAPAEAEAPAETEASAEDESK; the protein is encoded by the coding sequence ATGCCTAAGCCGACTAAGGGACCCCGCCTCGGAGGCGGCCCGGCGCACGAGCGCCTGCTGCTCGCCAACCAGGCCGCAGCCCTGTTCACCCACAAGCGCATCACGACGACCGAGACGAAGGCAAAGCGCCTGCGCCCCGTCGCCGAGCGTCTCATCACGTTCGCGAAGCGCGGCGACCTGCACTCGCGCCGTCGCGTGCTCTCGAGCATCGGCGACAAGACCGTCGTGCACGAGCTCTTCACCGAGATCGCGCCGCTCGTCGCCGAGCGTGAGGGCGGCTACACCCGCATCACGAAGATCGGCAACCGCAAGGGCGACAACGCTCCCATGGCTGTGATCGAGCTCGTTCTCGAGCCCGTCACCCCCAAGGTGAAGAAGTCCTCGACAAAGACGGCCGCGAAGCCCGTCGAGGAGGCCCCTGCGGAGACGACCGAGGCTCCGGCCGAGGAGACCGCGCAGACCGAGGCTCCGGCCGAGGCTGAGGCTCCCGCGGAGACCGAGGCTTCCGCCGAGGACGAGTCGAAGTAA